From Salinicoccus roseus, one genomic window encodes:
- a CDS encoding hemolysin family protein, translating into MDITTIWNLILFVILIILTMLFVGSEFALVKARLSRIDQLIEEGNRKARRVRKMTMELDYYLSACQLGITVTALGLGWIGESTFEVVLHPLFELIGIPDQLTTVLTVALAFIIVTFIHVVVGELAPKTVAIQYAEKLALVISGPLYFFGVIMKPLIWTMNGTARFLVRLVGFKDVAVEQGHSEDELKIIMTQSYQSGEINQTELAYMQNIFSFDERLAKDIMVPRTQMITLTDPVNIEDVLENVKEHNYTRYPVTDESGDKDQIIGFLNVREFLTNHVSDEEVRPEDHIHEIPMLTEVSRISDALVKMQRERVHIALIIDEYGGTAGMITMEDILEEIVGEIRDEFDEDEEPDIVKVEDDIYHINGRVLLDDLNEQFDITFDNSDDIDTIGGWLQSINTDIETDDYVNTEEDKWIVLDMDSHLIKQVALLKGYNQPDGDEEEE; encoded by the coding sequence TTGGACATAACCACGATATGGAACTTAATTTTATTTGTAATCCTTATAATACTCACAATGCTTTTTGTAGGATCTGAATTTGCACTCGTCAAAGCAAGGCTGTCACGCATCGATCAGCTCATTGAAGAGGGCAACAGGAAAGCGCGCCGTGTGCGCAAGATGACGATGGAGCTCGACTACTACCTGTCTGCATGCCAGCTGGGTATTACTGTAACCGCCCTCGGTCTCGGCTGGATCGGGGAGTCGACATTTGAAGTCGTACTGCATCCCCTTTTTGAACTGATCGGAATACCGGACCAGTTGACCACAGTATTGACCGTAGCGCTGGCATTCATCATCGTCACCTTCATCCATGTCGTCGTCGGTGAACTTGCACCAAAGACAGTTGCAATCCAGTATGCAGAAAAATTGGCATTGGTAATTTCAGGGCCCCTTTATTTCTTCGGTGTCATCATGAAACCACTGATCTGGACGATGAACGGTACTGCAAGATTCCTCGTCAGACTGGTCGGATTCAAGGATGTGGCTGTAGAACAGGGGCACTCGGAAGATGAGCTTAAGATTATAATGACACAAAGTTATCAAAGTGGAGAAATAAATCAGACAGAACTTGCATATATGCAGAACATCTTTTCCTTCGACGAAAGGCTCGCAAAGGACATCATGGTGCCAAGGACGCAGATGATCACATTGACGGATCCCGTAAACATCGAAGATGTACTGGAGAATGTCAAAGAGCACAACTATACCCGCTATCCGGTCACCGATGAGAGCGGGGACAAGGACCAGATCATCGGCTTCCTCAATGTGAGGGAGTTCCTGACCAACCATGTATCCGACGAGGAAGTCAGGCCGGAAGATCATATACATGAAATACCGATGCTTACTGAAGTATCACGCATCAGCGATGCACTGGTGAAGATGCAGCGTGAACGTGTGCATATCGCCCTCATCATCGATGAGTATGGTGGTACTGCCGGCATGATCACCATGGAGGATATCCTTGAGGAGATCGTCGGAGAAATCAGGGACGAATTCGATGAGGATGAAGAACCTGATATCGTCAAAGTGGAAGATGACATCTACCACATAAATGGACGTGTACTGCTCGACGACCTCAATGAACAGTTCGACATCACATTCGATAACAGTGATGACATCGACACCATCGGCGGCTGGCTCCAGAGCATCAATACTGATATTGAAACGGATGACTATGTCAATACGGAAGAAGACAAATGGATCGTACTCGATATGGACAGCCATCTGATCAAGCAGGTCGCCCTGCTCAAAGGCTATAACCAGCCGGATGGTGACGAAGAAGAGGAATAG
- a CDS encoding DegV family protein, whose product MKKIAVVTDSASGVDQAYREKHDVKVLPMSVIIDGVAYRDGIDATTEEIYDMLKESGEGAKTSQPTIGEFMEIYEAIEADDEYEAVIAVHASSELTGTYQSSLSASEDMSKPVYVIDSRIGSYPMKQMVEHAVESRESDKDIEEVVEEIREMTRSTQLYLLPQSFSQMRKSGRVSASQSMLASVLNIHLKLEFDDGKVVIGEKLRTKKKIYNAVLANLEEHVKEEGVKTLGLVHAGSASLVDEWKKKIKERLPDVNLMVEPLVTVAGVHTGHGTIGFGFTKGR is encoded by the coding sequence ATGAAAAAGATAGCAGTGGTGACGGATTCCGCCTCGGGCGTCGATCAGGCATACAGGGAAAAGCATGATGTCAAGGTGCTGCCCATGTCTGTCATCATCGATGGCGTCGCCTATAGGGACGGCATTGATGCGACGACTGAGGAAATCTATGACATGCTGAAAGAGAGCGGGGAAGGGGCAAAGACCTCCCAACCGACAATAGGGGAATTCATGGAGATATATGAAGCGATTGAAGCGGATGATGAGTATGAAGCTGTCATTGCAGTACATGCGTCGAGTGAACTGACGGGGACATACCAGAGCTCGCTCAGTGCTTCGGAAGACATGTCAAAACCTGTATATGTCATCGATTCGCGCATCGGCAGCTATCCGATGAAGCAGATGGTCGAACATGCGGTGGAGTCGAGGGAGTCCGACAAGGATATTGAAGAAGTGGTGGAGGAAATCAGGGAGATGACCAGAAGCACCCAGCTCTACCTTCTGCCGCAGAGCTTCAGCCAGATGAGGAAGAGCGGACGGGTATCCGCTTCCCAGTCCATGCTCGCCTCCGTCCTCAACATCCACCTGAAGCTCGAATTCGATGACGGCAAAGTAGTTATCGGAGAGAAACTGCGCACGAAAAAGAAGATATACAATGCAGTGCTTGCTAATCTTGAGGAACACGTAAAAGAAGAGGGAGTGAAGACGCTCGGCCTCGTACATGCGGGAAGTGCAAGCCTGGTGGACGAATGGAAGAAGAAGATCAAGGAAAGGCTGCCTGATGTCAACCTGATGGTAGAGCCTCTGGTAACTGTAGCCGGCGTGCATACCGGACATGGTACAATTGGATTTGGATTTACAAAAGGCCGATAG